The genomic window CAGCGTCTGGTAGCTATATCTATGTCAAAGAGCCAGTTTTTGCCATTGGTGACTTGCTCTGGTACAAGGACTACGACCTTGATGATACGCTGACGATCTCATCTGTGCAGATGACGGTGACTGCTGGCCCAACAGTAGTTACTAACAACGGCGTAGATCACCAACGCTATACGGTGACAGCTGACTCTGGCTCTTTGGCTGACCTGTCTGCTGGTGGCACTGTGGTTCGAGTAGGTAACACTACTGATACAGACCGTCAGGGCGCGCTGTACATGGATGCTAGTTCGACGTTCGCGCCGTTTATGGACATCATTGATGGTGTAGATTCGTGGGCTGCGTTCGGCGCAGCGGCAAAGACTAAGGTGCGCTTGGGTAATCTTGAAGGCATTACGTCTGACGCCGAATATGGTTTGTGGGCCGGAGAAGGCGTTGGCGTGGGTGATAGTTACTTACTAATCAGTAACGTGAATATGGAATTGCACGACATTCCCATGTTCTTCTACGATAGTGGCAACAATCAACGTGTTGGTATAGTACCCGATGCGGGGAGTACGGATAAGTTGCTGTGGGCTGGTGAAAGCGAGAGCAATCCTGGCCTTGTGGTCTACGGCGATGGAGACGTATGGCTGAGCACCCTGGCTATCTCCGAGCAGATGGGGGATATGCTGTTCTCACAAGCGGACGGGCTGGCGCTGTGGGGCCCGGGCTGCGCGATCACGCCGACAAGCTGGACGAGTACCAGAGGACAAGTAGCGACAATCTCCGGTGCGTTCCACCAGGTGCAGGGGCCGTGGGCGAACAGTAAGGCGCTGGTGGTGGAACCGTCGGCGACGAATAGAGTGCAAAACACATCGGCGGAGATAGATGTGTCAGGGTGGTCGTTTTTTCGGGGCGGCGCTGGTGGTAGTTTGGACAGGAGTACAACCAGGGCCTGGCACGGAGGTAGCAGCTTTAGTTTGTTTAGTGGAAACAGTTGGTGCGTGGCTCAAGAGACGACTGGCACAGTTCTGGCTAATGGAGAGTCGGTTACAGTATCAGCATATTTTTATCGTGGCAGTTCGTTTGCTGCCAGTTTGAAAATTAGAGATACGACTAATAATGTTGATCGGGCCAGCGTTCGCGCGAAAAAGGTCGGTAGATGGGAGCGAGTAATTGTTCGATGGGAAAACACCACAGGCGATGACGTTACTGTGATCGCCAAAATCGACAATACAGCTGCAGATAGTACAAGCGTACTGTTTTTCGATGGAGTTCAGAGAGAACACACCGCATATTATACGAGCTTTATTGATAGCACTCTGGGAACTGGTTACAGCCTGAGCGGCACAGCTCATTTGCGAGCTACAACAATCATCGACTTGAGCGCGTTTGCCCCTCTGGTATCGGGGAAATCTACATTGACTATTGCTACGTGGTTACAAACGCAGTACGACGCCGACGATGCAAACTGGCCGTGTGGCACTAATGGAGCCTACATTTTTGATTATTGGGCTGATGCCAGCAATCAGGTTGCGCTATGGTTCGACCCCACAACAGATGACCGTCTACGGCTGTGGATAAATAACGCAGCACGTGTGAATGTTACCGGACAAACTTTTAAGTCCGGAGACCTGTTGCATTTAGTTGTAACGTTGGATTTTGATAATGACATCTATACGTTGTATCTAAATGGAGCAACTGTTGGGTCGAGCACCGCGTTATTAAGTGCGCCCACCGCGACAACCTTCAAACTGGGAATACGCAATGACAACAACGCATCTTATATGGGCGGCTGGCGCTTTGGTGAATACGCCGTCTTCGGTCGCGTCCTCACCGCCGAGGAAGTTGCGGCGCTGTACGCTCGTGGGAAGCCGCTGGCGGATGCGGGGGCGTTCAAGCGTCCCGGCATCTACATTATGGACGGCGAGATCGACCTGCGCACGTCACAAACCGGAGCGCGAGTGCAGATTGACGCGGACGGCATCGGTGGTTACAGCGCCACGACGACCAAGACGTTCTCGCTGGAAACAGACGGAGATTTGTTCCTGGGCAGCGACATCGGCGCGGCGGGGACGACAGCACTGGCGGTGTTTGCTAACGCGCAGACGTATGGAACGGCATCCGAGTCAATGGGTGCAGGCGATGTGCTGTTAGGCGACAACAGCGCAGGGAAGATCAACCTATTGTGGGATGTCTCTGAGGGCGATGTGATATTGCGGCGGGGGACATCAGCGCGGATCACACTAGATGGTAGCGCCGATAGCATCTTGATTGGGCAGGTAGCCGCAAGCCAGAACAACATCTTGATTTCCAGCGGGGCTATCTCTATTCGCAATAACAATGTCGAGCGTATCGGCGTTACGGCTGCTGGGATACTAACCATTAAAGATTCGGGTGGCAACGCGGTTATTACTCTTGATGCTTCAGCTGGTGCGGAGATTGCTAAAACACTGGCAATGAAGGGGGCTTCCGCCGCGATCTCGATTGGCGAAACACCACCGGCGTCTGCTACTTCTGGCACTGGCATCTGGATAGATCGTACCGGATTTTACTCGTTATCCAGTGACGACTACCAGGTCAAGATAGATGCGACCGATGGTAAATTATATGCCGGTAATGGAAATATTATACTGGGCAATACCGGTATAGAGTACATTATGGGCGAAACCGTCTATGAGCACATAATATACAGACGTTCGCTGGACGGTGCTGTTGGTGGGAAAATATATTCTAGCGGCGGCGGTGTGAATTCTTACACGATACAGTTTGGTACAATTAGTACTGAGGGAAGTGTAAATCTTCAGGCGATAGGTGCATCAAACATTGTTGGTTTTGATCTAGAATCTTCCACAGACAAAATAATAGTAGGTGCTTCAAATGTACAACTGGGCACTAGAAGTGCAACAAAGATTTATCTTGGCGGCTCAACTTACTACTTATACTTAAGTGGTAGTGATTTATACTGGTGGAATGGATCAACTGGAACAAAGCTTAACTGATAATTATGGTATAATACTAACACATTCAGGGCCG from Dehalococcoidia bacterium includes these protein-coding regions:
- a CDS encoding LamG-like jellyroll fold domain-containing protein: ASGSYIYVKEPVFAIGDLLWYKDYDLDDTLTISSVQMTVTAGPTVVTNNGVDHQRYTVTADSGSLADLSAGGTVVRVGNTTDTDRQGALYMDASSTFAPFMDIIDGVDSWAAFGAAAKTKVRLGNLEGITSDAEYGLWAGEGVGVGDSYLLISNVNMELHDIPMFFYDSGNNQRVGIVPDAGSTDKLLWAGESESNPGLVVYGDGDVWLSTLAISEQMGDMLFSQADGLALWGPGCAITPTSWTSTRGQVATISGAFHQVQGPWANSKALVVEPSATNRVQNTSAEIDVSGWSFFRGGAGGSLDRSTTRAWHGGSSFSLFSGNSWCVAQETTGTVLANGESVTVSAYFYRGSSFAASLKIRDTTNNVDRASVRAKKVGRWERVIVRWENTTGDDVTVIAKIDNTAADSTSVLFFDGVQREHTAYYTSFIDSTLGTGYSLSGTAHLRATTIIDLSAFAPLVSGKSTLTIATWLQTQYDADDANWPCGTNGAYIFDYWADASNQVALWFDPTTDDRLRLWINNAARVNVTGQTFKSGDLLHLVVTLDFDNDIYTLYLNGATVGSSTALLSAPTATTFKLGIRNDNNASYMGGWRFGEYAVFGRVLTAEEVAALYARGKPLADAGAFKRPGIYIMDGEIDLRTSQTGARVQIDADGIGGYSATTTKTFSLETDGDLFLGSDIGAAGTTALAVFANAQTYGTASESMGAGDVLLGDNSAGKINLLWDVSEGDVILRRGTSARITLDGSADSILIGQVAASQNNILISSGAISIRNNNVERIGVTAAGILTIKDSGGNAVITLDASAGAEIAKTLAMKGASAAISIGETPPASATSGTGIWIDRTGFYSLSSDDYQVKIDATDGKLYAGNGNIILGNTGIEYIMGETVYEHIIYRRSLDGAVGGKIYSSGGGVNSYTIQFGTISTEGSVNLQAIGASNIVGFDLESSTDKIIVGASNVQLGTRSATKIYLGGSTYYLYLSGSDLYWWNGSTGTKLN